The Candidatus Eisenbacteria bacterium genome contains the following window.
CCTCGGAAATTGCACTACGCCACCCTCGGCACGCTGCTTGCCTTAGTCCCATTGGGAGATAGCAGAGGAGGATCCAGAAGTGTCCACAGCAAGACAAAGAAGGCAGCATCAACTCGCGGTCACGGGCGCGATCGGTCACGAGCATTTCCTGGCCGGCGTTCGCATGCTCTACGCGTGCCGGTACCGCGACGCCTTGAACCATTTCCAGGAAGCGATCGTGCTGGAGCCCGCGGCAAAAGGGTACTTGAGCTTTCTCGGTCTCGCCGTCGCGCACGCCGACCGGAAATTCAGCGATGCCGAGCAGCTCTGCCGCCGGGCCATCGAGTCGGAATACCATCGTCCCGAGCACTACCACAACCTGGGCGAGGTGTTTCTCCTCGCGAACCGCCGGGCCGACGCCGTCAAGGCATTCAACCAGGCGCTCTCGTGGAATCCCAACTTCGAAGCTTCGAGCGACTGTCTGAGGAAGCTGGGCGTGCGCAAGCCCCCGGTCGTCCCCATCCTGCCCCGCAGCCACCCCATCAACATCGTTCTGGGGAAGGCGCTCCGCGGCGGGCGCAAGAACCGCACGGCGCGCACGTAGCCCCTAGTAGTTCGTCTTCCAATCGATCAGGCCGCGGTCTCGCGCGTACCGCTCGCACCATCCGAACCATAGGATCGCCGCAACACAGAGCCCCAGCGTCGCTCCGGCGATGATCCGCCAGAGGTCCCCGTCGCTCAGCATAGCCAGACTTCGCGCGAAACCCCGGCCGGTGAGCATCCGGCGCAAGAGCTCGAGCCAATAGGTAAACGGGAGGGCGAGCGAAATCGCGAGGGCCCAGCGCGGCAGGACGTCCAGCGGAAACACCGCCCCGCAGAGCAGGAAGAAGAGTCCGCTCAGGCCCTCGTTGAGATTCATGCTGTGCCGCGCCACGACGAGCGAGATTCCGGCGAGGATGATTCCCAGCCAGAGCACACCCACGAGACCCAGGAGCACCGCGGCCGACAGAAGGAGCCAGTTCGTTCCGGGAGAGCCGATCGAAAGACCCAGGACGACCCGCCCGAAGAGAAGCGCGGCGAGCACGCCCACCGAGGCGGTCGCCACCCTCGTGAAGGCGCGCCCCATGAGATACGGAAGCAGCCGGACCGGCGCGACGTAGATGTACTTGAGCGTTTCGTAGTCTTCCCGGTCCCGGAATACCGTCCAGGAGATTCCGATCAGGACCTCCGTCACATAAAGGAAGAACGTGTTTCCGATGAAGATGAATTGGAAGGTTTCGCCGGTCGCGTGTCCCTGGGAAACGACCTTCACCATGAAAAAGAGGATCAGCGTCGTCGCAAGCGGCTTGGCGATCGCGTAGGCCAGAAAGAGCACCGGGTCCGCCCAATTCGCCTCGACCTGCCATCCCAGCCAGGCCGCGGTGCGGAGAACCCGCGCGAGCCGCCTCATCCGACATTCCCTGCCCGCGTGAAGGCGCTCAATCGCCCTTCAAGGTGAGCCGACCTTCCCGCTTCCCGAGGTTTTCCATCGCGAGGAGCGAGACCCGGGCCAAATGGACGAACACCAAGGTCAGCGCGATCTGGATCGGCGGGATCCATCCAAGGGGGAGCAGACCGTGCGCCGCCGGGCCGTAGAACACCTGGCGGATCCCGTCCAGCCCCAGCGTGACCGG
Protein-coding sequences here:
- a CDS encoding ABC transporter permease, which encodes MRRLARVLRTAAWLGWQVEANWADPVLFLAYAIAKPLATTLILFFMVKVVSQGHATGETFQFIFIGNTFFLYVTEVLIGISWTVFRDREDYETLKYIYVAPVRLLPYLMGRAFTRVATASVGVLAALLFGRVVLGLSIGSPGTNWLLLSAAVLLGLVGVLWLGIILAGISLVVARHSMNLNEGLSGLFFLLCGAVFPLDVLPRWALAISLALPFTYWLELLRRMLTGRGFARSLAMLSDGDLWRIIAGATLGLCVAAILWFGWCERYARDRGLIDWKTNY